One stretch of Elusimicrobiota bacterium DNA includes these proteins:
- a CDS encoding polyprenyl synthetase family protein translates to MDLQDYLKKKKLVIDNALKKYFLQNVGEPSIMNTAMRYSIFAGGKRLRPILCLVACEICEGDIKDVIPTACGIEMIHTYSLIHDDLPAMDNDDYRRGKLTSHKKFGEAIAILAGDGLLTKAFEIINPKVVKEIAIAAGTKGMVGGQVIDTQMANGRWQMADGKQKINYIHKHKTAKMIEVSLKAGAILANVSSVKIKALANYGRKIGLAFQIVDDILDIIGDKKKLGKTGSDLKNKKLTYLSVYGLKKSKTEAQKLVKSAKNDLKIFGKKAEPLKAIADYIIQRES, encoded by the coding sequence ATGGATTTACAAGATTACCTTAAAAAGAAAAAGTTGGTTATTGATAATGCACTAAAAAAATATTTTCTGCAAAATGTGGGTGAGCCGTCAATTATGAATACTGCGATGCGATACAGTATTTTTGCAGGTGGGAAACGACTGCGACCGATTTTGTGTCTTGTTGCATGTGAAATTTGTGAAGGCGATATAAAAGACGTTATTCCAACCGCCTGCGGGATTGAAATGATACATACTTACTCGCTGATACACGATGATTTACCAGCGATGGACAACGACGATTACCGACGTGGAAAATTGACTTCTCATAAAAAATTTGGTGAAGCAATTGCGATTCTGGCAGGTGACGGGCTATTAACAAAAGCGTTTGAAATTATTAACCCAAAAGTTGTAAAAGAAATCGCTATTGCTGCCGGAACTAAAGGGATGGTTGGCGGACAGGTTATTGATACGCAGATGGCAAATGGCAGATGGCAGATGGCAGATGGGAAGCAGAAAATAAATTATATTCACAAACACAAGACAGCGAAGATGATTGAGGTCTCGTTAAAAGCAGGTGCTATTTTGGCTAATGTCTCGTCAGTAAAGATAAAAGCACTCGCTAATTACGGTAGAAAAATCGGGCTTGCATTCCAGATTGTTGATGATATTTTAGATATTATTGGTGATAAAAAGAAACTTGGCAAAACCGGTTCCGACTTAAAAAATAAAAAATTGACATATCTATCTGTTTACGGGCTTAAAAAATCTAAAACAGAAGCCCAAAAACTTGTTAAAAGTGCTAAAAATGACTTGAAGATTTTTGGCAAAAAAGCAGAACCGCTCAAAGCGATTGCTGATTATATCATCCAAAGAGAAAGTTAA